Proteins encoded in a region of the Phaenicophaeus curvirostris isolate KB17595 chromosome 1, BPBGC_Pcur_1.0, whole genome shotgun sequence genome:
- the MIX23 gene encoding protein MIX23 isoform X2 yields MAAPSGAASCEDFAEFQEFLRVMRTIDDRIVHELNTTIPTASFVGKIDASQTCRELYQSLMDAHTSRERIIKNCIAQTSSVVKTLREEREKAEDNVALLKQLRKEQTKLKLMQSELNVEEVVNDRSWKVFNERCRIHYKPPKSQ; encoded by the exons ATGGCGGCGCCCAGCGGAGCGGCGAGCTGTGAGGACTTCGCTGAGTTCCAG GAGTTTCTCAGGGTGATGAGGACAATTGATGACAGAATCGTTCACGAATTAAACACTACGATTCCAACAGCTTCCTTCGTGGGGAAAATTGATGCCAGCCAGACGTGTAGAGAGCTGTACCAGTCT CTGATGGATGCACAcaccagcagagagagaatCATCAAAAACTGCATTGCTCAGACTTCCAGTGTAGTGAAAACCCtcagagaagagagggaaaaggcaGAGGATAACGTAGCGTTGTTAAAGCAACTAAGGAAAGAGCAGACAAAG TTAAAATTGATGCAGTCGGAGCTGAATGTTGAAGAAGTGGTAAACGACAGAAGCTGGAAG GTATTTAATGAGCGTTGCCGAATTCACTACAAGCCTCCAAAGAGTCAATGA
- the MIX23 gene encoding protein MIX23 isoform X1 — MAAPSGAASCEDFAEFQEFLRVMRTIDDRIVHELNTTIPTASFVGKIDASQTCRELYQSLMDAHTSRERIIKNCIAQTSSVVKTLREEREKAEDNVALLKQLRKEQTKWPGVSVVFSSLVSLPLMRDVLTRAARPGPLSFQCNVKIDAVGAEC, encoded by the exons ATGGCGGCGCCCAGCGGAGCGGCGAGCTGTGAGGACTTCGCTGAGTTCCAG GAGTTTCTCAGGGTGATGAGGACAATTGATGACAGAATCGTTCACGAATTAAACACTACGATTCCAACAGCTTCCTTCGTGGGGAAAATTGATGCCAGCCAGACGTGTAGAGAGCTGTACCAGTCT CTGATGGATGCACAcaccagcagagagagaatCATCAAAAACTGCATTGCTCAGACTTCCAGTGTAGTGAAAACCCtcagagaagagagggaaaaggcaGAGGATAACGTAGCGTTGTTAAAGCAACTAAGGAAAGAGCAGACAAAG TGGCCAGGTGTTTCTGTTGTGTTCAGCAGTTTAGTGAGCCTTCCTCTGATGAGGGATGTCTTAACCAGGGCTGCTAGACCAGGGCCTTTGAGTTTCCAATGTAATG TTAAAATTGATGCAGTCGGAGCTGAATGTTGA
- the FAM162A gene encoding protein FAM162A, whose product MWRRGDRAVKMLGRNMPSILRMTKGVDLKISRRFCIKSQEESQLQPRSRPTLRVPGHKPTDWEKKFLLWAGHFKKPEDIPETVSIETIRAAKTTLRVKFSYVMIALTILGCIIMVIKGKQAVKRHETLTTINLEKKAQWREEATTSAKP is encoded by the exons ATGTGGCGCCGTGGCG ataGAGCTGTTAAAATGCTGGGAAGAAATATGCCCTCGATTCTGAGGATGACTAAAGGAGTGGATCTGAAGATAAGCAGGAGGTTTTGCATTAAATCCCAGGAAGAAAGTCAACTTCAGCCAAGAA GTCGTCCTACTTTGAGGGTGCCTGGACACAAgcctacagactgggagaaaaaaTTTTTGTTGTGGGCAGGCCATTTCAAAAAACCAGAGGACATACCAGAAACTGTCTC GATTGAAACAATCAGAGCAGCAAAGACCACACTGCGTGTGAAATTCAGCTACGTAATGATTGCCTTGACAATATTGGGATGCATAATCATGGTCATTAAAGGGAAGCAG GCTGTAAAAAGGCATGAAACTCTTACAACCATAAACCTGGAGAAGAAAGCTCAATGGAGGGAGGAAGCTACTACATCTGCTAAACCTTAG